One window from the genome of Bacillus kexueae encodes:
- a CDS encoding MBL fold metallo-hydrolase, with product MKEVQRITDRLFLIDAYDLGRPGRTGTYVLKEDKLTIIETSASPSVPHILNGLKELQLDPKDIEYIIVTHIHLDHAGGAGFMLQYCPNAKVVVHPKGARHLIDPSRLIQGARAVYGDEFDQLFDPIVPIPEDRILVRDHQETLSISDECTLTFYDTPGHARHHFSIHDSVSNGIFSGDTVGIYYEELKGDGIDFIIPATSPNQFDPEATMQSTNLMKNMNVDAIYFSHFGVCNEPEKVYQAMEKWIPLFVEAGKVGIENAPKGDFKKAMESVEEELKKRVYTVLDEKGVQRNHPIYELLAIDLQVSAMGLVDYYWKKEKELQNQHEAKR from the coding sequence ATGAAAGAAGTACAACGAATTACTGATCGTTTATTTTTAATTGATGCCTACGATTTAGGGCGCCCAGGACGTACTGGTACATATGTGTTAAAAGAGGACAAGCTAACCATTATTGAAACGTCGGCAAGTCCTTCAGTTCCACATATTTTAAACGGTTTAAAGGAATTACAACTTGATCCAAAAGATATTGAATATATTATTGTTACGCACATCCACTTAGACCATGCAGGCGGCGCAGGGTTCATGTTACAATATTGTCCGAACGCTAAAGTCGTTGTTCATCCGAAGGGAGCGCGCCATTTAATCGACCCTTCTCGTTTAATTCAAGGAGCGCGTGCTGTTTATGGAGATGAGTTTGATCAATTATTCGATCCGATTGTTCCTATACCTGAGGACCGCATTCTTGTGAGAGATCATCAGGAAACATTGTCTATTAGCGACGAATGTACGTTGACATTCTACGATACACCTGGACACGCAAGACATCATTTCAGCATTCATGACTCGGTTTCAAATGGAATATTCTCAGGAGATACAGTGGGAATCTATTACGAGGAATTAAAAGGCGACGGTATTGATTTCATCATACCTGCTACATCACCTAATCAATTCGATCCAGAAGCAACAATGCAATCGACGAACTTGATGAAAAACATGAACGTAGATGCAATTTATTTTAGTCATTTCGGCGTATGTAACGAACCTGAAAAAGTGTATCAAGCGATGGAAAAATGGATACCTCTATTTGTAGAAGCGGGAAAGGTTGGCATTGAAAACGCACCGAAAGGCGATTTTAAGAAAGCGATGGAAAGTGTAGAAGAAGAATTGAAAAAGCGCGTCTACACAGTCCTGGACGAAAAAGGCGTTCAACGAAACCATCCAATTTATGAACTATTGGCCATTGACTTACAAGTAAGCGCAATGGGTCTCGTCGACTACTATTGGAAAAAAGAAAAGGAGTTACAAAATCAACATGAAGCAAAACGTTGA
- a CDS encoding DUF3993 domain-containing protein: MMRWMAMVGMICFLTFGQALSTYAETSWTKEEAIETTKNAFQAQVSLTEQERTKTDIRSILTNYFTEDFIQDYMNEVVMQGEENYIVYATDIPTMTIPFYEYEAPFTFKQEEKRYHLYQFFPKTTEGPVSYDDHYEMITFENEQGKWKVDKISIMDEKPVIEKETKTSDVQVPTLSFLPPYWTIKHILLAF, translated from the coding sequence ATGATGAGATGGATGGCAATGGTTGGAATGATCTGTTTTCTAACATTTGGACAAGCATTATCGACTTATGCAGAAACGAGCTGGACGAAGGAAGAAGCGATTGAAACAACGAAGAATGCGTTCCAAGCGCAAGTGTCACTAACCGAGCAAGAACGAACGAAAACAGATATACGATCGATTTTAACGAATTACTTTACAGAAGACTTTATTCAGGATTATATGAACGAAGTCGTCATGCAAGGTGAGGAAAATTATATCGTTTATGCGACAGATATACCGACGATGACCATTCCATTTTACGAGTATGAGGCTCCGTTTACATTTAAGCAAGAAGAAAAACGATATCATTTATATCAATTCTTTCCAAAAACGACGGAGGGTCCCGTATCTTATGATGATCATTATGAAATGATTACATTTGAAAATGAACAAGGAAAATGGAAAGTGGACAAAATATCCATAATGGATGAGAAGCCGGTTATAGAAAAGGAAACGAAAACGAGTGATGTTCAGGTGCCAACTCTTTCCTTTTTACCTCCTTATTGGACAATTAAACATATTTTACTCGCTTTTTAA
- a CDS encoding ribonuclease H-like YkuK family protein produces MTEPYTFYNMSERHMDFETVVTRLKQFMQKDPRSLYVLSVGTDSHVHQHETKFITAIHLHRVGKGAWGCLRNYQLLRQVKSVREKISLETSLSQEIAYFFITEYLDELLEVVLPYHQEGGDLRFEVHLDIGKRGITKELIQEMTGRITAMGVRAKIKPDSYTAFSYANRYTK; encoded by the coding sequence ATGACCGAACCGTACACGTTTTATAATATGTCGGAACGTCACATGGACTTTGAAACGGTAGTTACACGGTTAAAGCAATTTATGCAGAAAGATCCACGGTCTCTGTACGTGTTGTCTGTTGGAACGGACTCACACGTACATCAGCATGAAACAAAATTTATAACTGCCATTCATTTACACCGAGTAGGGAAAGGTGCTTGGGGGTGTCTTAGGAATTATCAGTTACTAAGACAAGTAAAAAGTGTAAGAGAAAAAATATCACTTGAAACATCTTTAAGTCAAGAAATCGCGTACTTCTTTATCACAGAGTATTTAGACGAATTATTGGAGGTAGTTTTACCGTACCACCAAGAAGGCGGAGACTTACGCTTTGAGGTTCATCTCGATATTGGAAAAAGGGGTATTACGAAAGAATTGATCCAAGAGATGACAGGTCGTATAACTGCGATGGGCGTAAGAGCTAAAATTAAGCCGGATTCATACACGGCATTTAGTTACGCGAATCGGTACACGAAATAG
- the abbA gene encoding antirepressor AbbA has translation MTTAVHFLTKEDQQLLVDVLLNQEYALELVESELHDIENGNKHVDFQKYQKLVSLYDKLRIDAILT, from the coding sequence ATGACAACAGCTGTTCATTTTTTAACGAAAGAGGACCAACAGTTACTCGTTGATGTTCTATTAAATCAAGAATATGCACTAGAACTAGTTGAAAGTGAGCTCCACGATATCGAAAACGGAAATAAACATGTCGACTTTCAAAAGTATCAAAAATTAGTAAGCTTATACGATAAATTGCGAATTGACGCAATTCTTACATAA
- a CDS encoding sulfite exporter TauE/SafE family protein, which produces MIGLIVSFVGTLFGGGGLIGMPSMLLYGIPIHTIIAANKFSNMISSFSSFYVLFKKREICLKEMYVLVPIALFSGGIGALIAKWMSEQLLTVVAFLLLTLSFILSFVPKQVEKQEEEKVPIVHLSPYLFSIGMYDGMFGPGQATLLMMTYIRHHFSYLRAIALSRCQTFISCLGAFIIFQASGLVNWSVAIPLSLGSFIGAQISVRFAKHLKLPVIKIVLQIVTGLFIVHLSYSFLLGGM; this is translated from the coding sequence TTGATCGGGTTGATTGTTTCTTTTGTCGGTACGTTGTTTGGTGGTGGCGGTTTAATCGGAATGCCATCCATGTTGCTTTACGGAATCCCGATTCATACAATCATTGCCGCAAACAAGTTTTCCAACATGATTAGCTCGTTTTCAAGTTTTTATGTTTTGTTTAAAAAGCGAGAAATTTGTCTGAAGGAAATGTATGTGCTCGTTCCAATTGCTCTTTTTAGCGGCGGAATTGGTGCACTTATCGCGAAATGGATGAGTGAACAATTGTTAACGGTGGTTGCCTTTCTTCTTTTAACTCTATCATTTATCTTGTCTTTCGTGCCAAAACAGGTGGAAAAACAAGAAGAAGAAAAGGTTCCTATTGTTCATTTAAGCCCTTATTTATTTAGCATTGGCATGTATGACGGGATGTTTGGTCCAGGGCAAGCAACCTTACTCATGATGACGTATATTCGCCATCACTTTTCATATTTACGTGCCATCGCTCTCTCTCGGTGTCAAACCTTCATTAGTTGTCTAGGTGCTTTTATTATTTTCCAAGCGAGTGGACTCGTAAATTGGTCGGTTGCCATTCCACTTAGTCTCGGTTCTTTCATTGGTGCACAAATTTCCGTTCGTTTTGCTAAACACCTTAAACTTCCCGTTATTAAAATTGTCCTTCAAATTGTTACAGGCTTATTTATCGTACACCTTTCGTATTCATTTTTATTAGGGGGGATGTAA
- a CDS encoding MDR family MFS transporter — MLAMFMAAVEATIVSTAMPSIVSDLGGFSKYSWIFSAYLLMNAITVLIYGKLSDIFGRKPVLTVGIIIFLVGSILCGTSSSMEWLIFYRFIQGIGAGAVMPIASTIVGDIYSKEERAKIQGYLSSIWGVSAITGPVLGGLIVEFTTWRYVFWINVPIGIISLIGLHSFLHEQINKRSTKIDYHGAFLMFVSISSLMMILVEGGVRFEWTSFPIVGLGCLSLITFIMFIRQEQRAQNPMMPLEIWKHRSILIANVIGLTTGIILIGISSFLPAFVQGVMGKSPMVAGFTLTTMSIGWPIAATIAGRLILTLGYRKTSIFGGIFLIIGGLIFFFLSKNAGPLMAMAGSFFIGVGMGLSSTAFIVSIQSTVGWEQRGIATATNMFMRNVGSTIGAALLGGIINSRLAHYIEENDLSDQVELNNTHALLDPHGGESLTAEAQNILREGLNLSLHHAYTTVLIFALISFFLILFFPKEGDQET; from the coding sequence ATGCTTGCGATGTTTATGGCGGCCGTTGAAGCAACAATCGTTTCAACTGCGATGCCATCGATCGTATCTGACCTTGGAGGTTTTTCAAAATATAGCTGGATTTTTTCGGCTTATTTATTAATGAATGCGATTACTGTTTTAATTTATGGGAAGTTATCGGATATTTTTGGTCGAAAACCGGTTCTAACAGTTGGAATCATCATCTTTTTAGTCGGGTCCATTTTGTGTGGAACCTCTTCTTCAATGGAGTGGCTCATTTTTTATCGGTTTATTCAAGGAATCGGTGCAGGTGCTGTTATGCCCATTGCATCTACTATTGTGGGAGATATTTATTCAAAAGAGGAACGGGCCAAAATTCAAGGATATTTGTCAAGCATTTGGGGCGTTTCTGCCATTACGGGTCCAGTTTTAGGTGGATTAATTGTTGAATTTACGACTTGGCGATACGTCTTTTGGATTAATGTCCCGATTGGAATCATATCGTTAATTGGTTTACATAGTTTTTTACATGAGCAAATCAATAAACGTTCAACGAAAATCGATTATCATGGTGCATTTCTTATGTTTGTTTCGATAAGCAGCCTTATGATGATACTGGTTGAAGGGGGAGTGCGTTTTGAATGGACTTCTTTTCCGATTGTAGGATTAGGATGTCTTTCTTTAATTACCTTCATCATGTTCATACGACAAGAACAGCGGGCACAAAATCCGATGATGCCTCTTGAAATTTGGAAGCACCGATCGATTCTGATTGCGAACGTTATAGGCTTGACAACGGGTATTATTCTAATAGGAATATCATCGTTTCTTCCAGCTTTCGTACAAGGAGTAATGGGGAAATCTCCAATGGTAGCAGGTTTCACGTTAACGACAATGTCTATCGGCTGGCCAATTGCAGCGACGATTGCCGGTCGACTCATTTTAACGCTCGGTTACCGAAAAACATCTATTTTCGGCGGTATCTTTTTAATCATTGGTGGACTCATTTTCTTTTTTCTTTCGAAAAACGCTGGACCGCTTATGGCGATGGCAGGTTCATTTTTCATTGGAGTGGGGATGGGCCTTTCGTCAACGGCCTTTATAGTCTCAATTCAATCAACTGTTGGATGGGAACAGCGTGGAATTGCAACAGCGACAAATATGTTCATGCGTAATGTAGGAAGCACAATAGGCGCAGCCTTACTTGGTGGGATTATTAATAGTCGACTCGCTCACTATATTGAGGAGAATGATCTTTCCGATCAAGTGGAGTTAAACAATACCCATGCTTTGCTTGATCCTCATGGTGGAGAATCTTTAACAGCGGAAGCGCAAAATATTTTACGAGAAGGATTAAATCTCTCTTTACATCATGCCTATACTACGGTTCTCATCTTTGCTCTTATAAGCTTCTTCCTAATTTTATTCTTTCCTAAAGAGGGGGATCAAGAGACGTGA
- a CDS encoding glutaredoxin domain-containing protein has translation MKQNVEVYTQPDCPPCKVVKQYLDHHNISYEEFDVSTDMDARNRMINEFEAYSTPTIRVGEELVIGFDLKKLASLLSIED, from the coding sequence ATGAAGCAAAACGTTGAAGTATACACACAACCTGATTGTCCACCATGTAAAGTGGTCAAACAATATCTTGATCATCACAATATTTCATACGAAGAGTTCGATGTTTCAACCGATATGGATGCTCGCAACCGTATGATCAATGAGTTTGAAGCCTATTCGACACCTACAATACGCGTTGGTGAAGAATTGGTCATTGGTTTTGATTTAAAAAAGCTAGCAAGCCTTCTATCGATTGAAGACTAA
- the cbpB gene encoding cyclic-di-AMP-binding protein CbpB gives MFSVQSDKLVGTTIGELIIPADKVAHVQMGNNLQHALLVLTKTGYTAVPVLDAQYRLHGLISTNRIMDSVLGLERFEMERLEGMCVEEVMNTDIPRLFVGDELIKALKLVINHPFVCVTNEDGVLEGIFTRRVILKHLHKHVRSMNK, from the coding sequence ATGTTTAGTGTTCAATCGGATAAATTAGTTGGAACGACAATTGGAGAGTTAATCATTCCAGCGGATAAAGTAGCACATGTACAAATGGGGAATAATTTACAACATGCTTTGCTTGTACTTACGAAAACAGGGTATACGGCCGTTCCTGTTTTAGATGCACAGTATCGTTTACACGGATTAATTAGCACAAATCGAATCATGGATTCCGTTTTAGGGCTAGAACGGTTTGAAATGGAACGACTAGAAGGAATGTGTGTCGAAGAAGTGATGAACACAGACATCCCTCGATTGTTTGTGGGTGATGAATTAATTAAAGCGCTAAAACTTGTGATAAATCACCCGTTCGTTTGCGTCACAAACGAAGATGGCGTATTAGAAGGAATTTTCACTCGACGTGTCATATTAAAACATTTACACAAGCATGTTCGATCTATGAACAAATAA
- a CDS encoding EAL domain-containing protein yields the protein MDPLDVLTNLEKVEPYFQAIFSADEQKVVGYELLGRIQLEDDVHSLGPFFQDESVPEEYKIEVDNDLLKKAIQRIQEEDEDILLFVNRDVNSLMADRGESFLQILFEEKENGFAIERVVMEITEHDYKGDMNQLQHLLTYIQTCGVKIAVANIGKDNSNLERIGQLSPNILKIDLRQLKRSSPSSTFFDVLYSISLLARKIGATLLYEDIEVNHQLHHAWKNGGRYFQGYYLHRPSSQFIDRDLQKEKLRSEFHRFITHEKQRLETLFEHSQQFHLKLTNLLNKYRKHSIDYNELIQLLAHDLTNESFRIYICDEDGFQQSGNVFKGENGWIIQPQYMMKNWSWRPYFLENILNMRVNKRGFFSDLYSDIETGETIRTFSYPINEKHFLFVDVPYAYLFEHDGLL from the coding sequence ATGGATCCATTAGATGTATTAACCAACCTTGAGAAAGTGGAACCATATTTTCAAGCAATTTTCAGTGCAGATGAACAAAAAGTGGTCGGATACGAACTTTTAGGAAGAATTCAACTAGAAGATGATGTGCATAGTTTAGGCCCCTTCTTTCAAGATGAATCGGTCCCGGAAGAATATAAAATTGAAGTAGATAATGACTTGTTAAAGAAGGCTATTCAACGCATTCAAGAAGAAGATGAAGATATCCTTCTTTTTGTGAATCGTGATGTCAATTCGCTTATGGCTGACCGAGGGGAAAGTTTTTTGCAAATTCTTTTTGAGGAAAAGGAAAACGGGTTTGCGATAGAACGTGTCGTGATGGAAATTACCGAACACGATTACAAGGGAGACATGAATCAACTTCAACACTTACTCACCTATATACAAACGTGTGGGGTAAAAATAGCGGTAGCGAACATTGGGAAAGATAATAGCAATTTAGAGCGAATTGGGCAGCTGTCTCCAAATATTTTAAAGATTGATTTAAGGCAGCTAAAACGCTCTTCGCCATCATCCACTTTCTTTGATGTGTTATACTCCATTTCTCTTTTAGCTCGTAAAATTGGTGCAACCCTGTTATATGAAGATATTGAAGTCAATCATCAGTTGCACCATGCTTGGAAAAATGGTGGTCGCTATTTTCAAGGCTATTATTTACATCGGCCGTCTTCTCAGTTTATCGATCGTGATTTACAGAAGGAAAAACTACGTTCTGAATTTCACCGCTTCATCACCCATGAAAAACAACGACTGGAGACATTATTTGAGCATTCACAGCAGTTTCACTTGAAACTAACTAATTTATTGAACAAATACCGAAAACATTCAATCGATTACAACGAACTCATTCAGCTTTTAGCCCATGACTTGACTAATGAAAGCTTTCGGATTTATATTTGCGACGAAGATGGGTTTCAACAGTCAGGAAATGTATTTAAAGGGGAAAACGGGTGGATCATTCAGCCTCAATATATGATGAAAAACTGGAGCTGGCGACCATATTTCCTTGAGAATATATTAAATATGCGTGTCAATAAGCGAGGGTTTTTCAGTGATTTATACAGTGACATTGAAACAGGCGAAACCATTCGAACATTTTCTTATCCTATTAATGAAAAACACTTCTTATTCGTCGACGTGCCTTATGCATACTTGTTTGAACATGACGGCTTGTTATGA